The window CTGTTGAGCTATCGCGTCGAGGGCGCGGGCAAGCGCGCCGACCGGGGCGTTGAGGATTCTGACCGTGTTCGTCATCGGGTTGAGCATGACGCCAAGCAGCTTGGCGATGAGCTCCTCGCGCGAAGGTAGCGACGCGATAGTCTTGATCGCCTCCATGTCCACAATCGCGTTTTGGACAAACCCGCCCTTAACCTGAAGGGCTTTGTGGTCCTTCGCAAAACCCATGACGGCCTTTGCCGGCGCCACCGGATCATCGGCGGCGAAAATGAACACCGTAGGTCCTACGAGGTACTCATCCATTGACGGCAGTGCGAGCTCTCGCACCGCGATCTCAGCCAGCCGGTTCTTGTAGACTTTCACGTCGCCGCCGACGTGCCGGACCGCGTGACGCAGATCCCGCATGTCGCGTACGGACAGACCGCGGTAATCGGCCATTATCACGCCCGCACTGCCGGCAAAACGATCCTTGATCTCGGTGACCTTGTCCGCCTTTTGAGTTGTCGGCATCTACTTCCCTCCTTTCGTCACGCACGTTCAACCTCCATGCGAAGCGTGGGCCTCGCATCGTGGGCCACGAAAAACGAACGTGGCCCCCGCCGGGGTGCGGCGGAGGCCACGAGCTCATTTGCTCGGCTGGAACCGCGATCTCCGGTTGCCCGGATCGTGCGGTCGGCTTCCACCTCGGCTGGCGGACCTGCTTGGCTTCTGGTCCATCAAGCCCGGATGCCCGGGCGCCTGCTGTCTTCGGCAGCGGTCTGGTGCGATCTATCGTTGTCAGGTGCGCACGTTAGTATGCACGCTACGGGGTCCGTACGCAATCCCCAAAACCGGCTTCGGGCTGCAAACTCATCGCGACGGCAAGTGTCGGCACGACTCGGTGGCGGCGCTACGGCGCAGGTGTCTCTTCGAGCAAGTTGCGTACTCGAAGCGTGTCGACCTTCACACCGGGACCCATCGTGCTCGCGAGCGTGATCGACTTCAAATAGCGGCCTTTCGACGACGACGGCTTCGCCCGGCTAATCTCATCGAGCACAGTCGCGTAGTTCTCGACGAGGGCCACCTCATCGAACGAGACCCTTCCGATGGACACGTGAGCGATACCGTACTTGTCAGCGCGGTACTCGACCTTGCCAGCCTTCAGCTCACCCACGACTCGGCCGACATCCATCGTCACCGTGCCAAGCTTCGGGTTGGGCATGAGTCCTCGCGTGCCGAGAATCTTGCCCAAACGGCCCACCTTACTCATCTGGTCGGGCGTCGCAACTGTTGCGTCAAAGTCGAGAAAGCCGCCCTGGATCCGCTCGACGAGATCATCTGAGCCTACGACCTCCGCGCCTGCCGCCTCAGCTTCGCGAGCCTTCTCGCCTTCGGCAAATACGGCAACGCGCACCGTCTTGCCGGTACCGTGCGGAAGCGAAACACTGCCGCGGACTTGCTGGTCGGCTTGACGGGTGTCTACGCCGAGTCGAAAGTGGGCCTCCACGCTCTCATCGAATCCAGCGGATGCGACCTCTTTGACGAGACGAACCGCATCGAGCGGCGCGTAGAGCTTGTCACGGTCGACTCTTGCTGCTGCTGCGACGTACTTCTTGCCCTTCTTCATGCTACTCCTCCTCGTGGTCTGGCGGGCGCAGCAAGCGCCCTCCCACATCACACGCCCGTATTAGGACGTGAGCTTGCCGTGCCGAGTCACTCGGCGACTTCGATACCCATCGAGCGAGCGGTGCCAGCGATGATTCTCATGGCGGCGTCGATATCGTTCGCGTTCAGATCAGGCATCTTGGTCTCGGCGATTTCGCGGACTTGATCGCGCGTGACTGTAGCCACTTTCGTGCGGTTTGGTTGCCCCGAGCCGGACTCTATTCCAGCCGCCTTCTTGAGAAGCACCGCGGCGGGCGGAGTCTTGGTGATGAAATCGAATGAGCGGTCCTCGTAGACCGTAATCTCGACCGGGATAATGGTGCCCATCTTGTCCTGCGTAGCGGCGTTGAACGCCTGACAGAACTGCATGATGTTGACCTGGTGCTGGCCGAGCGCGGGACCGACCGGCGGCGCCGGATTGGCCTGTCCCCCGGTGATCTGCAGTTTGATAAATCCTACGGCCTTCTTAGGCATAATGTTGTCTCACGTCCTCAGTCATGGCGCGATGCACGGCGCCGTTCCGTACTGCTCACACGTCTCGAACCGGAGAAGCCGGACGGGGCATCACTCCCGTCTCGCACGGTTCCTCGCGTGCCTATACCTTTGTCACTTGATCGAAACCGAGCTCGACCGGTGTCTCCCTGCCAAAAATGGAGACCATGACCTTCACCTTCGCCTGATCGATGTTCACGTCGGAGATAACCCCGTCGAAATCCGCGAGCGGCCCGGAGACAACCTTGACCGCCATCCCCTCCACGAAATCAGTGGTGGTCGTCTTGTGCTTCGGTCCCGTCTCCGTACGCTGGGCTATGCGAGCATACTCCGAGCGTGACAGGGGAACCGGTTTGCCCTCGGCGCCGACGAAGCCCGTGACCCCAGGAGTGTTACGCACGACGTACCACGAGTCATCATCAAGCTCCATCTGGACCAAGATGTAACCGGGGAAGACCTTCTTCTCCGACGT is drawn from Clostridiales bacterium and contains these coding sequences:
- the rplJ gene encoding 50S ribosomal protein L10, with translation MPTTQKADKVTEIKDRFAGSAGVIMADYRGLSVRDMRDLRHAVRHVGGDVKVYKNRLAEIAVRELALPSMDEYLVGPTVFIFAADDPVAPAKAVMGFAKDHKALQVKGGFVQNAIVDMEAIKTIASLPSREELIAKLLGVMLNPMTNTVRILNAPVGALARALDAIAQQKAAA
- the rplA gene encoding 50S ribosomal protein L1 translates to MKKGKKYVAAAARVDRDKLYAPLDAVRLVKEVASAGFDESVEAHFRLGVDTRQADQQVRGSVSLPHGTGKTVRVAVFAEGEKAREAEAAGAEVVGSDDLVERIQGGFLDFDATVATPDQMSKVGRLGKILGTRGLMPNPKLGTVTMDVGRVVGELKAGKVEYRADKYGIAHVSIGRVSFDEVALVENYATVLDEISRAKPSSSKGRYLKSITLASTMGPGVKVDTLRVRNLLEETPAP
- the rplK gene encoding 50S ribosomal protein L11 is translated as MPKKAVGFIKLQITGGQANPAPPVGPALGQHQVNIMQFCQAFNAATQDKMGTIIPVEITVYEDRSFDFITKTPPAAVLLKKAAGIESGSGQPNRTKVATVTRDQVREIAETKMPDLNANDIDAAMRIIAGTARSMGIEVAE
- the nusG gene encoding transcription termination/antitermination protein NusG — translated: MAKRWYVIHTYSGYENKVKTNLEHRIESMGMEDKIFEVFIPKESVTELKAGGKRVTSEKKVFPGYILVQMELDDDSWYVVRNTPGVTGFVGAEGKPVPLSRSEYARIAQRTETGPKHKTTTTDFVEGMAVKVVSGPLADFDGVISDVNIDQAKVKVMVSIFGRETPVELGFDQVTKV